From Micromonospora rifamycinica, a single genomic window includes:
- a CDS encoding phosphatase PAP2 family protein: protein MSTIVAQVAKRVLLPVSLLLSAMVLLGLLVTRVLPDVWPFTVEDAVNRELAADRTSGWNDVSLVFSTLASTQLIVTVTVLVALVLRLVLHRWREPLFLCAAVTAQALVFLLTTMAIDRRRPAVEHMDVSPPTSSFPSGHTSAAVALYVGIALLLALRARSTAGKVTWWTLLVLVPLGVALTRMYRGMHHPSDVVASFVNGGTCVAIMARAVLDRSLTWGRAKLPGLTPAGGDTPPAPAPAAG, encoded by the coding sequence ATGTCCACCATCGTCGCGCAGGTCGCCAAGCGGGTCCTCCTTCCGGTGTCCCTGCTGCTCTCCGCCATGGTCCTGCTGGGGCTGCTGGTGACCCGGGTGCTCCCGGACGTCTGGCCGTTCACGGTGGAGGACGCGGTCAACCGGGAGTTGGCCGCCGACCGCACCAGCGGGTGGAACGACGTCTCGCTGGTGTTCAGCACGCTGGCCAGCACCCAGTTGATCGTCACGGTCACCGTGCTGGTGGCGCTGGTGCTGCGGCTGGTGCTACACCGCTGGCGGGAGCCGCTGTTCCTGTGCGCGGCGGTGACCGCCCAGGCGCTGGTCTTCCTGCTCACCACGATGGCCATCGACCGGCGTCGGCCCGCCGTGGAGCACATGGACGTCTCCCCGCCGACGTCGAGCTTCCCGTCCGGCCACACCTCGGCGGCGGTCGCCCTCTATGTCGGCATCGCCCTGCTGCTGGCCCTGCGGGCGAGGAGCACCGCCGGGAAGGTCACCTGGTGGACGCTGTTGGTGCTGGTCCCGCTCGGGGTGGCGCTGACCCGGATGTACCGGGGCATGCACCACCCGAGCGACGTGGTGGCGTCCTTCGTCAACGGCGGCACCTGTGTGGCGATCATGGCGCGGGCGGTGCTCGACCGCTCCCTGACCTGGGGCCGGGCCAAGCTGCCGGGCCTCACCCCGGCGGGCGGGGACACCCCGCCCGCCCCCGCCCCGGCCGCCGGCTGA
- a CDS encoding phosphatase PAP2 family protein: MSSPGPRSSVSPSGRSWRDRRLDRDGSLGLRLTLAAVAAFLVLVPFALLAVLVVGSWTPLHELDAAVTAALHRFAADHPGWVRVMKAWTHVFSPGPLRVAALAVVVWVWRRGSRRLALWVVTTMAVGGALGALLKLLVGRDRPELLDPVARAAGFSFPSGHALNATLAAGVLLLVFLPFARGRPGGRLLLWTVAVLLVGVTGLSRVALGVHWASDVLGGWLLGGAVVAATAAAFRTWREQAGLPAGRTTVDGVAPELVDPHA, encoded by the coding sequence ATGAGTTCCCCCGGTCCGCGTTCCTCGGTGTCCCCGTCGGGTCGGTCCTGGCGGGACCGTCGCCTGGACCGGGACGGTTCGCTCGGGCTGCGGTTGACCCTGGCGGCGGTGGCGGCGTTCCTGGTGCTGGTGCCCTTCGCGTTGCTGGCGGTGCTGGTGGTCGGGTCGTGGACCCCGCTGCACGAGCTGGACGCGGCGGTCACCGCGGCCCTGCACCGGTTCGCTGCCGACCATCCGGGCTGGGTACGGGTGATGAAGGCGTGGACGCACGTCTTCTCACCGGGTCCGCTGCGGGTCGCCGCGCTGGCCGTGGTGGTGTGGGTGTGGCGTCGCGGCTCGCGGCGGCTGGCGCTCTGGGTGGTCACCACGATGGCCGTCGGCGGGGCGCTCGGCGCGCTGTTGAAACTGCTGGTCGGGCGGGACCGGCCGGAGCTGCTCGACCCGGTGGCCCGGGCCGCCGGGTTCTCGTTCCCTTCCGGGCACGCGCTGAACGCGACCCTCGCGGCGGGCGTGCTGCTGCTCGTGTTCCTGCCGTTCGCCCGGGGCCGCCCGGGGGGCCGGCTGCTGCTCTGGACGGTCGCCGTGCTGCTCGTCGGGGTGACCGGGCTGAGCCGGGTGGCGCTGGGCGTGCACTGGGCCAGCGACGTGCTCGGCGGCTGGCTGCTGGGCGGCGCGGTGGTGGCGGCCACCGCGGCGGCGTTCCGGACCTGGCGGGAGCAGGCCGGGTTGCCCGCTGGCCGCACCACCGTCGACGGGGTCGCGCCGGAACTGGTCGACCCGCACGCGTAG